The genomic region GGCAGCAGGATCACGTTGGCGCCGCCGGCCAGGCCGGCGTGCAGGGCGATCCAGCCGGCGTGCCGGCCCATGACCTCGACGACGAGGGTGCGGTGGTGGCTCTCCGCGGTGGTGTGCAGCCGGTCGATGGCCTCCATCGCGATGTTGACAGCGGTGTCGAAGCCGAAGGTGTAGTCGGTGGCGCCCAGGTCGTTGTCGATGGTCTTCGGCACGCCGACCACGTGCACGCCCAGCTCGTAGAGCTTGGTGGCCACGCCGAGGGTGTCCTCGCCGCCGATCGCGATGAGCGCGTCGACGCCCTGGGTGGCGAGGTTGTCCTTGATCCGCTCGACGCCGTTCTCGATCTTGAACGGGTTGGTGCGGGACGAGCCGAGGATGGTGCCGCCGCGGGGCAGGATGCCGCGGACGTCCGCGATGCCCAGGGGACGGGACAGACCCTCCAGCGGGCCCTTCCAACCGTCCCGGAAGCCCACGAATTCGTGACCGTAGGTGGCGACGCCCTTGCGGACCACCGCCCGGATGACCGCGTTGAGTCCCGGGCAGTCGCCGCCGCCGGTGAGCACGCCGATACGCATGATCCGCTCATCCTCCTGGAGCATCAGGTAAAGCCCGATATGCCCCAGGGTATGTGTCAGGTCAGACCATCGGCGCCATTGCCGGCCCGGGGCGGGCCGTCACTGCGCACTGTAGTCGGCCTACCTGCGCGACGACAGCGCGCCCCGGGGGGCGAGGGTCAGTAGGTCACCTCGTGGTTCTCGCCGACGGCCGACGGGTGACCCGTGACGGCGGCCTTCGCGAACCCGAGCAGGTTGACCACGGTGCTGCTGGGCGAGTCCCAGTACTCGGCGGAGCTGGCGTGCACCTTGAGCAGGGTCAGGCCGGGCGTGTCCAGTCCGTCCGGAAACCAGGTCTTGAGCAGCGGGTTCCACAGCCGCTTGGCGCGCTCGGCGTCGAAGCCCTCGCTGGCGGTGCCCGAGACCGACACCCAGGCGTTGTGCCTCTGGTCCGAGAAGGCGACGTTGACCTCCGGGTTCACCCGGATCTGGCGCACCTTGGCCGAGTCGTCGTACGCGAAGAACCACAGGTCGCCGTCGAACTCGGCCTCCTGCAGCCCCATCGGCCGGCTCACCTGCCGCCCGTCCAGCGCGATAGTGGTGAGCATGCAGATCCGGGCGGCGCGGACCAGCTCGGTGACCCGCGTCCGGGCCTCGGTGACGCTTGTCGGATCGTTGCTCATGGCGGTCTCCCTCGGCTCGACTGGTCGAACCGATGCCCGGGACAGAACCGGCCAAACCTGCAAACGTACGACGACTCTCAGCGCGCCGTCATCGCCCGCCAGCGCGCCAGGTTGTGCCGGGCGTCGACAAGGGCGTCGTGCCGGGCCGCGTCCGCGTCCGGCAGCGTCGGCCGGCCCCTGTCGTCCCAGAGCTGCCGCAGGTCCTTGGTGAACCGGGGGATCTCCCGGGGCAGCGCCGGCATCGCCCCCCAGAGCTGGGCGAGGACGACGTGGTCGTACGCC from Micromonospora lupini harbors:
- a CDS encoding pyridoxamine 5'-phosphate oxidase family protein produces the protein MSNDPTSVTEARTRVTELVRAARICMLTTIALDGRQVSRPMGLQEAEFDGDLWFFAYDDSAKVRQIRVNPEVNVAFSDQRHNAWVSVSGTASEGFDAERAKRLWNPLLKTWFPDGLDTPGLTLLKVHASSAEYWDSPSSTVVNLLGFAKAAVTGHPSAVGENHEVTY
- a CDS encoding 6-phosphofructokinase — translated: MRIGVLTGGGDCPGLNAVIRAVVRKGVATYGHEFVGFRDGWKGPLEGLSRPLGIADVRGILPRGGTILGSSRTNPFKIENGVERIKDNLATQGVDALIAIGGEDTLGVATKLYELGVHVVGVPKTIDNDLGATDYTFGFDTAVNIAMEAIDRLHTTAESHHRTLVVEVMGRHAGWIALHAGLAGGANVILLPERQFDVDQVAGYVEKRFQHQYAPIVVVAEGAQPLDGQMVLANQELDSFGHVRLGGIGQWLAEQLEAKTGKEARTVVLGHIQRGGTPTAFDRVLATRLGLQAIDAVNDGDWGKMVAMQSTDIVRVPLVEATRELKTVPLERYEEAEVFFGS